From Nicotiana tabacum cultivar K326 chromosome 15, ASM71507v2, whole genome shotgun sequence, the proteins below share one genomic window:
- the LOC107828518 gene encoding uncharacterized protein LOC107828518, whose amino-acid sequence MSAYTTHLISRLNPLKYILQKLMPIRKLAKWKILFNEFDIVYITQKAIKGQALVDHLAENPGDGDYEPLTTYFSDEEVLFAGEDIAESYPGWRIFLDGATNFKGVGIWAVLIYESGQHYPASAKIRFHCTNNMAEYEECILGIRMAVDMNVKELLVIEDSDSLIHQVQGELSTKNVKILPYLHYVKELCKKLTKIEFKHVPRIENEFANALTTLSSMIQHPNKNYIDPIEVEIRDQHAYCFHVDENPDGKPWYHGIKKFLSTREYPEDATNGQKRALRRMANHVFLNGEVLYRRTQT is encoded by the coding sequence ATGTCGGCATACACCACACATCTGATATCTCGGCTCAACCCGCTCAAGTATATTTTGCAGAAGCTGATGCCTATCAGAAAGCTAGCTAAATGGAAAATTCTCTTCAACGAATTTGATATTGTGTACATAACCCAAAAGGCTATCAAAGGACAAGCTTTAGTCGACCACCTCGCAGAAAATCCGGGTGATGGGGATTACGAGCCACTTACTACATATTTTTCTGATGAAGAAGTGTTATTTGctggagaagatattgcagaatcgtACCCTGGGTGGAGAATATTTCTAGatggagcaacaaacttcaaaggagtcggAATTTGGGCAGTCCTGATTTATGAATCTGGACAACATTATCCAGCATCGGCAAAGATAAGATTCcattgtaccaataatatggctgaatacgaagaATGCATCCTTGGGATCagaatggcagtcgacatgaacgtcAAAGAGCTTTTGGTCATAGAAGATTCCGATTCGTTGATACACCAAGTCCAAGGGGAATTGTCCACCAAGAATGTCAAGATACTTCCATACCTGCACTATGTGAAAGAGTTGTGCAAGAAGTTAACAAAGATTGAGTTCAAGCACGTCCCCAGGATTGAGAACGAGTTCGCCAATGCCCTTAcaaccctatcatctatgatccAGCATCCAAACAAGAACTACATCGACCCTATTGAGGTGGAGATCAGAGATCAACACGCCTATTGCTTCCATGTAGATGAAAATCCAGATGGGAAACCATGGTATCACGGCATCAAGAAATTCCTTTCAACTAGAGAATACCCGGAGGATGCTACTAATGGTCAAAAGCGAGCCCTCAGGAGGATGGCAAACCATGTTTTCCTCAACGGGGAAgtcctgtacaggaggacccagacttag